In Caloenas nicobarica isolate bCalNic1 chromosome 5, bCalNic1.hap1, whole genome shotgun sequence, a single genomic region encodes these proteins:
- the LOC135989555 gene encoding inositol 1,4,5-trisphosphate receptor-interacting protein-like 1 — protein sequence MAIMDIFFVLWQILTLNVQPVGDELDEETCERMEQRAEMLNREMTRLWQEVEEMSQEQWSPEQTNQEQSSFAWASLLLSALQHWQFWAVAGVLVLVFGLCRWLRKRSREPESEEESSDSDVEEEEHEDGNDDADDAGRFFEEQIEWPVQHLDRDIEIVRDLMEIFILVFQYLLSNTSFPVLEKAIEVGSAFEGWSPHEEDITYRLLVPLKAPRGHIFHLEPSPVWPARNFRIRVELVCTCEMEQPAGETRCFLHDPEEEQRRNEGPSILQDLCTDSYLDVQKTALYFQIFVRRFWRILPISARYRLIVLPSDRSCKFRLTQGQEKRILIELLFGVQEGNSDIFLSSQYAEAAYTPSTMWPESYAVAEINFFRHIASQAQPDSFHLRCLQLCARTLLGRNFSTHTLKTVVMHLLTIMPLSEWHRRHFLERLEDIMGYLQSCVEKRCLNHFFIGNDNVPEEIILPPELRMAEPLNLFQHLVQDPDAHENALVEFEELRHRLRILVLHGR from the coding sequence ATGGCTATCATGGacattttctttgtgctttggCAAATTCTTACCCTGAACGTGCAGCCAGTTGGCGATGAGCTGGATGAGGAGACGTGTGAGCGCATGGAGCAGCGTGCGGAGATGCTGAACCGGGAGATGActcggctgtggcaggaggtagaggagatgagccaggagcAGTGGAGCCCGGAGCAGACGaaccaggagcagagcagctttgcctgggcatccctgctcctctctgccttgcagcactggcagTTCTGGGCCGTTGCTGGAGTCCTGGTCCTGGTCTTCGGGCTCTGCCGGTGGCTCAGGAAACGGAGCCGTGAGCCAGAGAGCGAAGAGGAGAGCTCTGACAGCGacgtggaggaggaggaacacgAAGACGGGAATGATGATGCAGATGACGCGGGAAGGTTTTTTGAGGAGCAAATCGAGTGGCCAGTTCAGCACCTGGACAGAGATATCGAGATTGTGAGGGACCTTATGGAAATCTTCATCCTTGTCTTCCAGTATCTCTTATCAAATACTAGTttcccagtgctggaaaaagccATTGAGGTGGGCAGTGCCTTCGAAGGTTGGAGTCCTCATGAGGAAGACATCACCTACCGCCTGCTTGTGCCCTTGAAGGCTCCCCGTGGACACATCTTCCATCTGGAGCCTAGCCCCGTGTGGCCAGCGAGGAACTTTCGCATCCGCGTGGAGTTGGTGTGCACCTGTGAGATGGAGCAGCCGGCAGGAGAAACACGTTGCTTCCTCCACGACCCCgaagaggagcagaggaggaatgagGGCCCCAGCATCCTACAGGACCTCTGCACTGACTCCTACCTAgatgtgcagaaaactgctCTCTATTTCCAGATTTTTGTGAGACGTTTCTGGAGGATTCTGCCTATTTCAGCCAGATACCGCCTAATAGTGCTGCCCTCCGACCGCTCCTGCAAATTCCGGTTGACACAAGGCCAGGAGAAAAGGATTTTAATTGAGTTGCTTTTTGGAGTGCAGGAAGGCAACTCCGACATCTTCCTGAGCAGCCAGTATGCAGAGGCTGCCTACACCCCAAGCACAATGTGGCCAGAGAGCTACGCTGTGGCAGAGATTAACTTCTTCAGGCATATCgccagccaggcacagcccgACAGCTTCCACCTCagatgcctgcagctctgcgcCCGCACCCTGCTGGGCAGAAACTTTTCCACCCATACATTGAAGACAGTTGTGATGCACCTGCTGACCATCATGCCCCTGTCAGAATGGCACAGGAGGCATTTCTTGGAGCGGCTGGAGGACATCATGGGGtacctgcagagctgtgtggagAAGAGATGCCTCAACCACTTCTTCATTGGCAATGACAACGTGCCTGAGGAGATCATCTTGCCCCCTGAATTGCGAATGGCTGAACCACTCAACCTCTTCCAGCACCTGGTGCAGGATCCTGATGCCCATGAGAACGCACTGGTTGAGTTTGAGGAGCTGCGACATCGTCTTCGTATACTGGTTCTCCACGGACGCTGA